In a single window of the Pseudomonas sp. B21-015 genome:
- a CDS encoding DUF2790 domain-containing protein: MKTLISLFLTLAATSALAAGNEPAATSYNPAQPLDIAKVVSVTNTATACGVVPATMEYVDHQGQSHRVTYEVMGNCTMDL; this comes from the coding sequence ATGAAAACCTTGATCAGCCTGTTTCTGACCCTCGCCGCCACCTCCGCCCTGGCCGCCGGCAACGAGCCCGCCGCCACCTCGTACAACCCGGCGCAGCCGCTGGACATCGCCAAGGTGGTTTCCGTGACGAACACCGCAACCGCCTGCGGGGTTGTGCCTGCGACCATGGAGTATGTCGATCATCAGGGCCAGAGCCACCGCGTGACGTACGAGGTCATGGGTAACTGCACCATGGATCTGTGA
- a CDS encoding LysR family transcriptional regulator translates to MDLLNNLRVFVRVVDSASFTAAADALDLSTAQVSRLVADLEEHVQARLLQRTTRRLSLTEAGERFLLRSRQILEDMEEATTEARGAHLKPSGRLRMHSMNGLGVLITPLIARYSELYPDVVFELTLSQRNPDPLEEGHDVVISIAHELADSQLVAQTIGQIYSVPCASPEYLQRRGVPDNPQALNDHQCLRMLDPLYSDQWVFQDEHGEYAVSPAKTFQCNVAESMVKTSEAGMGISLIPFYTATRPSSDGTLLRLLPAWRPRQRNVYALYPSRRFLDAKVRTWVAFLKAELPKLFAEHDAVMNDPRH, encoded by the coding sequence ATGGATCTGCTCAATAACTTGCGGGTGTTCGTCCGCGTAGTGGACAGCGCAAGTTTTACCGCCGCCGCCGATGCGTTGGACCTGTCGACCGCGCAAGTGTCGCGATTGGTGGCGGATCTGGAGGAGCATGTGCAAGCCCGCTTGCTGCAGCGCACCACACGCAGGTTGAGCCTGACCGAGGCCGGTGAACGGTTCTTGCTGCGCAGCCGGCAAATACTCGAAGACATGGAGGAGGCAACGACAGAAGCCCGCGGTGCCCATCTCAAACCCAGTGGACGGTTGCGGATGCACAGCATGAATGGCCTGGGCGTGCTGATCACGCCGTTGATCGCCCGTTACAGCGAGCTTTACCCCGATGTGGTGTTCGAGCTGACGCTGTCGCAACGCAATCCCGATCCACTGGAGGAGGGGCACGACGTGGTGATTTCGATTGCCCATGAACTGGCCGATTCGCAGTTGGTCGCCCAGACCATCGGGCAGATCTACAGTGTGCCCTGCGCCTCCCCGGAATACCTGCAACGCCGGGGCGTGCCGGACAACCCGCAGGCGCTGAACGATCATCAGTGCTTACGCATGCTCGACCCGTTGTACAGCGATCAATGGGTGTTCCAGGACGAGCATGGCGAGTACGCCGTCAGCCCGGCCAAGACCTTTCAATGCAACGTTGCCGAGTCGATGGTCAAGACGTCAGAGGCCGGCATGGGCATCAGCCTGATTCCGTTCTACACCGCGACACGCCCCTCGAGCGACGGCACGTTACTGCGCCTGCTGCCAGCCTGGCGTCCCCGTCAACGCAATGTGTATGCGTTGTATCCGTCGCGGCGTTTTCTCGATGCCAAGGTCCGGACCTGGGTGGCCTTTCTCAAGGCCGAATTACCCAAGCTGTTCGCCGAACATGACGCGGTGATGAACGATCCACGGCATTGA
- the dctM gene encoding C4-dicarboxylate TRAP transporter large permease protein DctM, whose translation MTILFLFVALFVLMFIGVPIAISLGLAGSLTIIFFSPDSVRSLAIKLFETSEHYTLLAIPFFLLAGAFMTTGGVARRLIDFANACVGHIRGGLAIAAVLACMLFAALSGSSPATVAAVGSIAIAGMVRSGYPQAFGAGIVCNAGTLGILIPPSIVMVVYAAATETSVGKLFMAGVVPGLLLGTVLMVAIYIVAVRKNLPAMPRATVREWLSAARKAIWGLLLMVIILGGIYTGMFTPTEAAAVAAVYAAFVALFVYKDMSFRETPKVLLESAKLSIMLMFIIANAMLFAHVLTTEQLPQQITAWVIGAGLTPITFLLVVNIVLLVAGAFMEPSAIILILAPILFPIAMKLGIDPIHLGIIMVVNLEIGLITPPVGLNLFVTSAVTGMSLTATIRAAMPWLILLVLFLILITYVPWISLVLPNWLGMT comes from the coding sequence ATGACTATTCTTTTTCTCTTTGTTGCCCTGTTCGTGCTGATGTTTATCGGTGTACCGATCGCCATTTCCCTGGGCCTGGCCGGTTCGCTGACGATCATCTTTTTCAGCCCTGACTCCGTGCGCTCACTGGCCATCAAGCTGTTCGAGACCTCCGAGCACTACACGTTGCTGGCCATTCCGTTCTTTTTGCTGGCCGGTGCCTTCATGACCACGGGCGGCGTGGCGCGGCGCTTGATCGACTTTGCCAACGCGTGCGTGGGCCATATTCGCGGCGGTCTGGCCATCGCGGCGGTGCTGGCGTGCATGCTGTTCGCCGCGTTGTCCGGCTCAAGCCCTGCGACGGTAGCCGCGGTGGGCTCCATCGCCATTGCGGGGATGGTCCGCTCCGGTTATCCACAGGCGTTCGGTGCCGGTATTGTGTGCAACGCCGGCACGCTGGGGATTCTTATTCCTCCTTCCATCGTGATGGTGGTGTATGCAGCGGCGACGGAAACCTCGGTCGGCAAGCTGTTCATGGCCGGCGTCGTGCCAGGGCTGCTGCTGGGTACGGTACTGATGGTGGCCATCTACATCGTTGCCGTCAGGAAAAATCTGCCCGCGATGCCACGGGCGACCGTTCGTGAATGGTTGAGTGCGGCACGCAAGGCCATTTGGGGCCTGTTGCTGATGGTCATCATTCTGGGCGGCATCTACACCGGAATGTTCACCCCGACCGAGGCGGCGGCCGTGGCAGCGGTCTACGCGGCATTCGTTGCGCTGTTCGTCTACAAGGATATGTCGTTCCGCGAAACACCGAAGGTGCTGCTCGAATCCGCCAAGCTGAGCATCATGCTGATGTTCATCATCGCCAACGCCATGCTCTTCGCTCATGTACTGACCACCGAGCAATTACCTCAACAAATCACCGCTTGGGTCATCGGCGCGGGGCTGACACCGATAACATTCCTGCTCGTGGTGAACATCGTATTGTTGGTGGCGGGGGCGTTTATGGAGCCCTCGGCAATCATCCTGATCCTGGCGCCGATCCTGTTCCCGATTGCCATGAAATTGGGGATCGACCCGATTCATTTGGGGATCATCATGGTGGTGAACTTGGAGATCGGTCTGATTACACCGCCCGTAGGCTTGAACCTGTTCGTCACCTCAGCGGTGACCGGCATGTCACTGACCGCCACCATACGGGCAGCAATGCCTTGGCTGATTCTGTTGGTCCTGTTCCTGATATTGATTACCTACGTACCGTGGATTTCTCTGGTCCTGCCGAACTGGCTGGGGATGACGTAA
- a CDS encoding TRAP transporter small permease, protein MNALRRIWDHFEEGFIVFLLAAMTLVTFVYVILNNLYSVFYSLAEYWQSASEPLFAIGDSVMGMAQAMTWSISLTKALFAWLIFFGLSYGVRTAGHIGVDALVKLASKPAQRIIGIIACLCSLAYAGLLSVASFEWIQTLFVAGIGAEDLGHYGIMQWHIGLIVPVGFALVFIRFAEILVRIVQNRQTGLGLADEAAEVMKLTEHEDDKK, encoded by the coding sequence ATGAATGCCTTGCGGCGCATCTGGGACCACTTCGAAGAAGGTTTTATCGTCTTCCTGCTGGCGGCAATGACGCTGGTCACGTTCGTTTACGTCATCCTTAACAACCTCTATAGCGTTTTCTACAGCCTCGCCGAGTATTGGCAGAGCGCCAGTGAACCCTTGTTCGCCATCGGCGACAGCGTCATGGGGATGGCCCAGGCTATGACGTGGAGCATATCGCTGACCAAAGCCTTGTTCGCCTGGCTGATCTTTTTCGGCTTGTCCTATGGCGTGCGCACGGCCGGACATATCGGTGTCGATGCCTTGGTGAAACTGGCCAGCAAACCGGCTCAGCGAATCATTGGGATCATTGCCTGCCTCTGCAGCCTGGCCTATGCGGGCCTGCTCAGCGTCGCCAGTTTCGAATGGATTCAGACGCTGTTCGTCGCCGGCATCGGTGCCGAGGACCTCGGTCATTACGGCATCATGCAATGGCACATCGGGCTGATTGTGCCGGTGGGTTTTGCCTTGGTGTTCATCCGCTTTGCCGAAATTTTGGTGCGCATCGTGCAAAACCGTCAAACGGGCCTGGGCCTGGCCGACGAGGCCGCGGAGGTGATGAAACTGACCGAACATGAGGATGACAAGAAATGA
- a CDS encoding TRAP transporter substrate-binding protein, with translation MLKSLWSAAICTLALGASSLTLAADPVVIKFSHVVAEQTPKGQGALLFKKLVEERLPGKVKVEVYPNSSLFGDGKEMEALLSGDVQMIAPSLAKFEQYTPKLQLFDLPFLFNDISAVDRFQRSPDGQGLLKAMESKNITGLAYWHNGMKQLSANKALRKPGDARGLKFRVQASAVLEEQFKAVRANPRKMSFAEVYQGLQTGVVNGAENPYSNIYSQKMHEVQKFITESDHGLLDYMLITNTKFWTGLPPDIKTELDKIIAEVTTQVNKDAEKLNQDAKQNIINAKTTEIITLTPEQRGEWREAMKPVWKKFEGDIGADLIKAAEAANQAQ, from the coding sequence ATGCTCAAATCATTGTGGAGCGCGGCCATCTGCACACTCGCCCTGGGTGCGTCGAGCCTGACACTGGCGGCTGATCCAGTCGTTATCAAGTTTTCTCACGTGGTCGCCGAACAAACGCCTAAAGGCCAAGGCGCCCTGCTGTTCAAGAAACTCGTCGAAGAGCGTCTGCCCGGCAAAGTCAAGGTAGAGGTTTATCCAAACTCTTCGCTGTTCGGTGACGGCAAGGAAATGGAGGCGCTGCTGTCGGGCGACGTGCAGATGATTGCGCCGTCGTTGGCCAAGTTTGAGCAATACACACCCAAGCTGCAATTGTTCGATCTGCCGTTTCTGTTCAACGATATCTCGGCAGTTGACCGCTTCCAGCGAAGCCCTGACGGCCAGGGGCTTCTCAAGGCCATGGAAAGCAAGAACATCACCGGCCTGGCCTATTGGCATAACGGCATGAAGCAGTTGTCCGCCAACAAGGCGCTGCGTAAACCGGGCGATGCTCGCGGTTTGAAATTTCGTGTGCAGGCTTCGGCCGTGCTCGAAGAGCAATTCAAGGCGGTGCGCGCCAACCCTCGCAAAATGAGCTTCGCCGAGGTGTATCAGGGCTTGCAGACCGGCGTCGTCAATGGCGCGGAAAACCCTTACTCGAATATCTACAGCCAGAAAATGCACGAAGTGCAGAAGTTCATCACTGAATCCGACCATGGCTTGCTCGATTACATGTTGATCACCAACACCAAGTTCTGGACTGGCCTGCCACCGGATATAAAAACCGAACTGGACAAGATCATCGCCGAGGTCACCACTCAGGTGAACAAGGATGCGGAAAAACTGAATCAGGATGCCAAACAGAACATCATCAACGCCAAAACCACTGAAATCATCACGCTGACCCCGGAGCAACGTGGCGAATGGCGCGAAGCAATGAAACCGGTCTGGAAGAAGTTCGAAGGTGATATCGGTGCCGACCTGATCAAGGCCGCCGAAGCTGCCAACCAGGCCCAGTAA
- a CDS encoding TrkH family potassium uptake protein, with protein sequence MSIAVLRLIGFILGIFLITLAVSMAIPMLTLVIYERNDDMSAFLWSSLITAVSGLLLINKGRPEDAQLRPRDMYMLTTASWVVVCMFAALPMVLIQHISYTDAFFETMSGITTTGSTILTGLDTASPGLLIWRSMLHWLGGIGFIGMAVAILPLLRVGGMRLFQTESSDWSEKVTPRSHVAAKYILGLYIGLTALSTLALWIAGMTPFEAINHAMSLISTGGFSTSDSSLAHWTQPAIHWVSVVVMILGSLPFTLYVGTLRGNRYALLKDHQVRGFIGFLLITSLLVGTWLCLHSEYGWWEAFRIVAVNVTSVVTTTGVALGDYTLWGSFSVLLFFYLTFVGGCSGSTAGGLKIFRFQVAGALLMGSLKQLIHPRAIIRKKYNNHPIDEDIARSLLTFSFFFTITIGAIAMGLALIGLDWTTALSGAATAVCNVGPGVGSIIGPAGNFSTLPDAAKWLLTVGMLLGRLEILTVLVLFIPVFWKY encoded by the coding sequence ATGTCCATTGCGGTACTGCGGCTTATCGGTTTCATCCTGGGTATTTTTTTGATCACACTGGCAGTGAGCATGGCGATACCGATGCTCACTCTGGTGATCTATGAACGCAACGATGATATGTCGGCCTTTCTGTGGTCGAGCCTGATCACAGCGGTGTCCGGGCTGCTGTTGATCAACAAGGGCCGTCCTGAGGACGCTCAGTTGCGTCCCCGCGATATGTACATGCTGACCACTGCCAGTTGGGTAGTCGTCTGCATGTTCGCCGCATTGCCCATGGTCCTGATCCAGCACATCAGCTACACCGACGCGTTTTTTGAAACGATGTCCGGCATCACCACCACCGGATCGACCATCCTGACCGGTCTGGACACCGCCTCGCCCGGATTGCTGATCTGGCGTTCAATGCTGCATTGGCTGGGTGGCATCGGCTTCATCGGCATGGCCGTGGCCATCCTGCCGCTATTGCGGGTCGGGGGCATGCGGCTGTTTCAGACTGAATCATCCGACTGGTCGGAGAAGGTCACACCACGCTCCCACGTCGCTGCCAAATATATTCTTGGGCTGTATATCGGGCTTACCGCTCTTTCCACACTGGCCCTGTGGATAGCAGGGATGACGCCGTTCGAAGCCATCAACCATGCAATGTCGTTGATTTCCACGGGAGGATTTTCCACCTCCGATTCTTCTCTGGCGCACTGGACGCAACCGGCCATCCATTGGGTGTCGGTGGTTGTCATGATTCTGGGCAGCCTGCCTTTTACGCTGTATGTGGGCACGTTGCGCGGGAATAGATACGCCCTGCTCAAAGATCACCAGGTACGCGGGTTCATTGGCTTTTTGCTCATCACCTCGCTGCTGGTCGGAACCTGGTTGTGCTTGCACAGCGAGTACGGCTGGTGGGAGGCGTTTAGGATCGTGGCGGTCAACGTGACGTCAGTGGTCACGACGACCGGCGTGGCGCTGGGGGATTACACGTTATGGGGCAGTTTCTCCGTGTTGCTGTTCTTTTACCTGACCTTTGTCGGCGGCTGCTCCGGCTCCACCGCTGGCGGGCTTAAAATCTTCCGTTTTCAAGTGGCTGGCGCACTGCTCATGGGCAGCCTGAAACAACTGATCCATCCTCGAGCCATCATCCGGAAAAAATACAACAATCACCCCATCGACGAGGATATCGCCCGTTCGCTCCTGACGTTTTCTTTCTTTTTCACCATCACCATCGGGGCGATCGCCATGGGGTTGGCGCTCATCGGCCTGGACTGGACCACGGCATTGAGTGGCGCGGCCACCGCCGTCTGCAACGTGGGGCCTGGCGTTGGTTCGATCATTGGTCCGGCAGGCAACTTCTCGACACTGCCTGATGCCGCCAAATGGCTGCTGACCGTCGGCATGCTGCTGGGAAGACTGGAGATCCTCACCGTTCTGGTGCTGTTCATCCCGGTTTTCTGGAAATACTAG
- a CDS encoding energy-coupling factor ABC transporter permease produces the protein MIGAELLSSQSLTVGWLIYVPVVIWAVCRAPWVELFSDSRRQHLLFGTVFALFMLWLVRRDFDTGVSYHFIGMTAVTLLLDWPLAIVGGLVAQAGLVLLGRQDMAAMGVNGALLILLPVLVTECCAILVERAQPRNPFVYIFCSGFFAAALSALLCLILALTLLWYDERFAMPYWLEDFVGYLWLLIFPEAFINGMVVSALVVFCPEWLETFNRTRYLSAPWKDDDPKS, from the coding sequence ATGATTGGCGCCGAACTGCTGTCATCGCAAAGCCTTACAGTTGGCTGGCTGATTTACGTGCCGGTAGTGATCTGGGCTGTCTGTCGAGCGCCTTGGGTTGAATTGTTCAGCGATAGCCGCCGTCAGCATCTGTTGTTCGGCACGGTGTTCGCATTGTTCATGCTTTGGCTGGTGCGACGGGACTTTGATACCGGCGTGTCCTATCACTTCATCGGCATGACGGCGGTGACGTTGCTGCTGGATTGGCCGTTGGCGATTGTCGGCGGGTTGGTCGCGCAAGCGGGATTGGTGCTGCTCGGGCGCCAGGACATGGCGGCCATGGGGGTCAACGGCGCGCTGCTGATTCTGCTGCCGGTGCTGGTCACCGAATGCTGCGCAATCCTGGTCGAACGCGCACAGCCGCGTAATCCCTTTGTGTACATCTTCTGTTCCGGCTTTTTTGCCGCTGCGTTGTCGGCCCTGTTGTGTTTGATTCTGGCGCTCACATTGCTGTGGTACGACGAACGTTTCGCCATGCCGTATTGGCTGGAAGATTTTGTCGGTTATCTATGGCTGCTCATTTTCCCGGAAGCATTTATCAACGGCATGGTGGTCAGCGCATTGGTGGTGTTCTGCCCAGAATGGCTGGAGACGTTCAATCGCACGCGCTACCTTTCGGCGCCCTGGAAAGACGACGACCCCAAATCTTGA
- the yacG gene encoding DNA gyrase inhibitor YacG, giving the protein MSQTPTVDCPTCGAPVEWSPENKFRPFCSDRCKLIDLGAWASEEHKIPVSPDAEDELFSEDFDPRH; this is encoded by the coding sequence ATGAGCCAAACCCCGACCGTCGATTGCCCAACCTGTGGCGCCCCTGTCGAATGGAGCCCCGAGAACAAGTTCCGGCCGTTCTGTTCGGACCGTTGCAAACTGATCGACCTGGGCGCCTGGGCGTCGGAAGAACACAAGATCCCGGTGAGCCCGGATGCCGAAGACGAACTGTTCAGCGAAGACTTCGACCCGCGTCACTGA
- the coaE gene encoding dephospho-CoA kinase (Dephospho-CoA kinase (CoaE) performs the final step in coenzyme A biosynthesis.), producing the protein MNTPVEKPWILGLTGGIGSGKSAAAQHFIDLGVHVVDADHAARWVVEPGRPALARIAEHFGPGVLLADGQLDRAALRKLIFEVPDERRWLEALLHPLIAEEIAHHLTKAQSPYAILVSPLLIESGQYAMTQRVLVIDAPEQLQIERTLQRDQTSEQQVQAILKAQSSRQDRVSHADDVVVNDRDLAWLHSEVERLHHFYLTLRGGQS; encoded by the coding sequence ATGAATACCCCTGTGGAAAAACCCTGGATTCTCGGCCTGACCGGCGGCATCGGCAGCGGCAAAAGCGCGGCCGCCCAGCACTTCATCGACCTGGGCGTGCACGTGGTGGACGCCGATCATGCGGCTCGCTGGGTGGTCGAACCCGGTCGCCCGGCACTGGCCAGGATCGCTGAGCACTTCGGCCCCGGCGTGTTGCTAGCCGACGGCCAACTGGATCGTGCCGCCCTGCGCAAGCTGATCTTCGAAGTGCCGGATGAACGCCGCTGGCTCGAAGCGCTGCTGCATCCGTTGATCGCCGAGGAAATCGCCCATCATCTGACCAAGGCACAATCGCCTTACGCGATTCTGGTTTCGCCGCTGCTGATCGAGTCCGGGCAGTACGCCATGACCCAACGGGTCCTGGTCATCGATGCTCCGGAACAGCTACAGATCGAACGCACCCTGCAGCGTGATCAGACCAGCGAACAGCAGGTCCAGGCGATCCTCAAGGCCCAGTCCAGCCGACAGGACCGCGTGAGCCATGCCGACGATGTGGTGGTCAACGACCGCGACCTCGCCTGGCTGCACAGCGAGGTCGAACGCCTGCATCACTTTTACCTTACTTTGCGTGGAGGCCAGTCATGA
- a CDS encoding A24 family peptidase — protein MSLNEFLSFNPLAFVITAGGIGLLIGSFLNVVVWRLPKMLEREWRLQAHDVLDLPAEPPGPAYNLILPHSECPHCGHRIRVWENIPVLSYLFLRGRCSNCAAPISKRYPLTELACGLLSAFVAWHFGFGWQACMVLVLSWGLLAMSLIDAEHQLLPDVLVLPLMWLGLILNSFGLFVSLHDAFWGAVAGYMALWSVFWLFKLITGKDGIGYGDFKLLAMLGAWGGWQILPLTILLSSLAGAILGMILLRLRDAKTSTPLPFGPYLAIAGWIALLWGGQITGFYWQFVGLK, from the coding sequence ATGTCCTTGAACGAATTTCTGAGCTTCAACCCGCTGGCCTTCGTGATTACCGCAGGGGGGATCGGCCTGCTGATCGGCAGCTTTCTCAACGTGGTGGTCTGGCGCCTGCCGAAAATGCTTGAGCGTGAATGGCGCCTGCAGGCCCATGACGTACTGGATTTGCCAGCCGAACCCCCAGGCCCTGCTTACAACCTGATACTGCCTCACTCCGAGTGTCCCCACTGTGGTCATCGGATCCGTGTGTGGGAAAACATCCCCGTGCTCAGTTATCTGTTTTTACGCGGGCGATGCTCGAACTGCGCGGCGCCGATCAGTAAACGTTACCCGCTGACCGAGCTGGCCTGCGGGTTACTGTCGGCATTCGTCGCCTGGCATTTCGGTTTCGGCTGGCAGGCCTGCATGGTGTTGGTCCTGAGTTGGGGCCTGTTGGCGATGAGCCTGATCGACGCCGAACATCAGCTGTTGCCGGACGTGCTGGTGCTGCCGTTGATGTGGTTGGGGTTGATCCTCAACAGCTTCGGGCTCTTCGTATCACTGCATGATGCGTTCTGGGGTGCGGTGGCCGGCTACATGGCGCTGTGGTCGGTGTTCTGGCTGTTCAAGCTGATCACCGGCAAGGACGGCATCGGCTACGGTGACTTCAAGCTCCTGGCGATGCTCGGCGCCTGGGGCGGTTGGCAGATCCTGCCCCTGACCATCCTGCTGTCATCGCTGGCAGGGGCCATTCTCGGGATGATTTTGCTGCGCCTGCGGGATGCGAAAACCTCGACGCCGTTACCTTTCGGTCCCTATCTGGCCATTGCCGGCTGGATTGCCTTGCTCTGGGGTGGTCAAATAACCGGCTTCTATTGGCAGTTTGTCGGTTTGAAATGA
- a CDS encoding type II secretion system F family protein encodes MAVKAAKISVYAWEGTDRKGAKMTGELTGQNPALIKAQLRKQGINPGKVRKKSASIFSAGKRIKPLDIALFTRQMATMMKAGVPLLQSFDIIGEGFDNPNMRKLVDEVKQEVAAGNSFAAALRKKPQYFDELYCNLVDAGEQAGALDTLLERVATYKEKSESLKAKIKKAMTYPLAVVFVAIIVTGILLVKVVPQFESVFSGFGAELPAFTVMVIGLSEFMQDWWWMLLGVLGAGIFGVHHAFKNSPGFRDRMDTWLLKLPLVGALMYKSAVARYARTLSTTFAAGVPLVEALESVAGATGNIVFKRAVLRIKQDVSTGMQLNFSMRTSGIFPTMAIQMTAIGEESGALDDMLDKVASFYEAEVDNMVDNLTSLMEPFIMVVLGVIVGGLVVAMYLPIFQLGSAI; translated from the coding sequence ATGGCGGTCAAAGCAGCGAAAATCAGCGTGTATGCCTGGGAAGGCACGGATCGCAAAGGCGCGAAAATGACCGGCGAGTTAACCGGGCAAAATCCCGCGCTGATCAAGGCCCAGTTGCGCAAGCAGGGCATCAACCCGGGCAAGGTGCGGAAAAAGTCCGCGTCCATTTTCAGTGCCGGCAAACGCATCAAGCCCCTGGACATTGCCCTGTTTACCCGGCAGATGGCGACCATGATGAAAGCCGGCGTACCGCTGCTGCAATCGTTCGATATCATCGGCGAAGGCTTCGATAACCCGAACATGCGCAAGCTGGTGGACGAGGTGAAACAGGAAGTCGCGGCCGGCAACAGCTTCGCCGCGGCCCTGCGTAAAAAGCCCCAGTATTTCGATGAGCTGTACTGCAACCTGGTGGACGCCGGCGAGCAGGCCGGTGCCCTGGATACCCTGCTGGAACGGGTGGCGACCTACAAGGAAAAGAGCGAAAGCCTCAAGGCCAAGATCAAGAAAGCCATGACCTACCCGCTGGCCGTGGTGTTCGTCGCGATCATTGTGACCGGCATTCTGCTGGTCAAGGTTGTACCGCAGTTCGAGTCGGTGTTCTCAGGATTTGGCGCCGAGCTGCCGGCGTTCACCGTAATGGTCATCGGCTTGTCGGAGTTCATGCAGGACTGGTGGTGGATGTTGCTCGGCGTGCTGGGTGCGGGGATCTTCGGCGTGCACCACGCCTTCAAGAATTCCCCAGGCTTTCGCGACCGGATGGACACCTGGTTGCTGAAACTGCCGTTGGTTGGCGCGCTCATGTACAAGTCCGCCGTGGCCCGTTACGCCCGCACCCTGTCGACGACGTTCGCAGCCGGCGTGCCACTGGTCGAAGCCCTGGAGTCAGTGGCGGGCGCGACCGGCAACATCGTGTTCAAGCGAGCGGTGTTACGCATCAAACAGGATGTTTCGACCGGCATGCAGCTGAATTTTTCCATGCGCACCTCCGGCATCTTTCCGACCATGGCGATCCAGATGACGGCCATTGGCGAAGAGTCCGGCGCGCTGGACGACATGCTCGACAAGGTCGCGAGTTTCTACGAGGCCGAGGTGGACAACATGGTCGATAACCTGACCAGCCTGATGGAGCCGTTCATCATGGTGGTGCTGGGGGTTATCGTCGGCGGGCTGGTGGTTGCAATGTACCTGCCCATCTTCCAACTCGGCTCAGCGATCTGA